GCGGTCGTTTGCCAATCGAGTTAGCCAGCTTTGTTTGATGCATCGCGGCGGTAAACCGAAAGTGACGTACTCTCGCGAGCTGCCGCATCACTGGCGATCAAGACTTGACCTTCACTGGCAACGCCACTTCTCGTCCTAACCACTAATTAAGTTGATAGAGATGTATCCAAAGTATCGATCAATTCTCAGCGGAATTGCTGCCGTCTTCGTCGTGGCCTGGATGACCGGAACCGCGCGAGTTGATGCGGCGAAACCGAATATCATCCTTATCTTTATCGATGACTTGGGCTGGAAGGATATCGGTTGCTATGGAAACGATTTTGTCGAAACGCCACATATCGATCAACTGGCGCGAAACGGCGTCAGGTACACGAACTTCTACGCTGCCGGAGCCGTTTGTTCCCCAACACGCTGTGCCGTCCAGTCGGGACAGAACCAAGCACGTATCGGGATCACTGCACATATTCCCGGACACTGGCGGCCGTTCGAAAGGGTGATTACACCGCAGACTGCGATGGCTTTGCCACTGGATACCATCACAGTTGCTGAGTCGATGAAATCGGCTGGCTATAGAACGGGATACATCGGAAAGTGGCACCTGGGCAATGCTGCTCAGTTTCAACCAGAGCATCAAGGATATGACTTCAGCGCTGTGATCAACGGGCCTCATTTGCCAGGACGGTACAAGGTCCAGGGCGGGGGCGTAAAACCAGGAAAGGAGCAATACCGAACCGATTTTGAAGCGGACCTATCGGTGGACTTTATCAAACAACATAGCGAAGAACCGTTCTTCCTCATGCTGTCTCCGTTCGCCGTTCATATTCCACTCGGTGCGATGTCGGAGAAAGTTGACAAGTATCGAAACAAGGCAACAGTGCGCAAACAGGAACTTCCTCACCCGGTCTACGCGGCAATGATCGAACACTGTGACGATATGGTGGGAAGAATTGTTGATGCAGTAGAAAAGGCTGGCAAAACCGATAACACGATGATCGTATTTACCTCGGACAACGGTGGGCTCTATACGCGATACGACTATCGCGAATCGGCCGATGATTTGGTAAGTCGTCAGACTCCGCTACGTGGAGAGAAGGGTTCGTTGCATGAAGGCGGGATTCGTGTTCCGCTGATTATCAAGTATCCGCCACTTGCGAAAGCTGGCAGCGAATGCGATCAGCCAAGCATCAGCTATGACTTCTATCCGACGTTTATCGAACTCGCTGGGGCTGATCTGCCAAAGACCCAAACGATTGATGGGGTCAGTCTACTTCCAACCTTGGCAGAGCCGGACGCTGCATTGCAACGCGATCCATTGTATTGGCACTACCCGCACTATCACCATGATCGACCTGCCAGCGCGATCCGCGAAGGCGATTGGAAATTGATCGAGTACATTGACGGTAGCGGCGATGTCGAGCTATACCATCTCGGAAACGACATCAGCGAGTCCGAAAACCTTGTCGATGAAAAGAAAGGTCGCGCGGCGGACTTGCAAAAGAAGCTTCAAGATTGGCGAACGGAAGTGATCGCAAGAATGCCAATCACCAATCCGCATTATCAACCGAGCCGGGCAGGGGAGTGGTGGAGTCGCCGTACGGGCCGTCCCATCGACAGTGATTCAAGAAAACGATTTCCAGCAACTGAGAAGGACTAGGGTTGCGCTCGCAAAATCCAATCGAATGCTTTAGCCTCTGCGGCGTAGGTTTCTAATTTGGATTGTCACGCTGAATGTTTGAGTGTCAGGTTTCGAGTGGATCGATTGAATCAAGATTTGCCATCGCATAACGATCGGCACCGCGCGATCGCTGCACGTCGGAAGCGGCTTCTCGCAGAAACGAAAGACCGAACGCAGCAGCTTTACGAAGATCGCATGCATGCAGCAACCCTCCTTCGTGATCAGGTTTGCTCGCCCGGTAGTTCGCTTCGTGTGATCGTTACTCCAAGCAACCATCGAAACCTTGTATCGCTTTCCAATAAAAGGAAAAGCCGTTTTGTAAAACGCCTTTGTTCGACGATTGAGAACGTGGCGAAGGAAAAGGAAACAGAGCAGGGCACCGATGGATCCAAGGATGGGTTGGTGCAGGCGGATGAAGGCGTCGACCGATCTGGGGACCTGGTTCCGATCGCGAAGCTTGGTGAAGTGTGTGGCAACTGTCGCGGGAAGTGCTGTGCGCGAGGCGGGACACGTGCGTACCTCTGCGAAGACACGGTCCGTCGCGTCTGGAGTGATCGGCCTTTGCTGGAGCCTCGCGAATTGTTGCAGCTCTTCACAGAACGACTGCCTCAGGCGACCTACCAGGGTAGTTGCGTCTTCCATAGCGAAACAGGATGTGGCTTGCCTGTGCAGCTTCGCTCGGCAACGTGTAACACGATGGTCTGTGGCGGTTTGGTCGAACTAGAGCAGCGTGTGCTGTTGGACGGTGATCGTCAATTCTTTGTCGCAGCTTGTCGAGGTAGCTCGGTCGTCCGAACAGTGACAATCGATTTGGATGCGTAGTGGGTTGCGTTTCGAAGGGTTGCTACTTTTGACGTGCCCAAGTGTATTTCTTCCGCGTTTGGCGAATGCGAGCTTTGATCGATGCCGCATCGCTTGACTCAGCCTTCTCAAATATCGCGGTGACGTGCGGTCGGTAGGATTCATCGTTTTCCGCGATCGCGGCGAGAACACTATACGTCCAGGCTCGAACGAACTTGTTGTCGTTGGAGAGCAGTTCGTTCAGTGTGGCTTTGAGAGACTTCGCAACTCGGACTGGGATCGGATAAGTCGAAAGGATTTGAAGTAAGTGAAGTTTCGCTTCCCAGTGTTGGACTTGTTTCAGAGCCTTGGCGAGTTTGGGAATTGATTTAGCGAGCAGCGGTTCTTGTTCGTCGTTCCAACGTTTCAATATCCACGTCGCGCCCGCCTGCATCGTTCGGCTGTCTTGCTCTACAGCGATGAATAGTTCGGCGATGGTTTCTTTGTCACGAGGCAGGGTATCCGCAAGTTGCTCCAGCGGAGCAGTCGTCTTACCATCGTATTCGCGAAGTGATGCGAAGAGCGTCATAGGAGGTTTGTGTTGTCATACGAGAATTAAGTTGAATCGCATCAAGGAGCGAACCACCGTTATACTCGACAGGTCTCAGCCGCAGAAACAGCCACCCAATTCAGCCGCTACCGCGCCGGCGGTGCCTGCGTCGCACCGTCCAATCAGCCGCAACGCGCCAGCGTGCGGTTTCTACAGTGTGTCGTCTTGAATACAGTTGACGATCAGCCGCAACGCGCCAGCGTGCGGTTCCTGCTGTGTGTTGGCCACTGGAAATCGTGATCGATGTTTGACGCAGAGACGCAACGTCGCAGAGGCGCAAAGGGAAATATCAACAGTCCGACGGACGATCGAAATTTCAGTCCGCGTACTGGCAATGGCTGTCAGAATGATTTGCGTGGTTTCTGATCGTCGTTGTCCCAGACAGAGAACCGCAGGCTGGCGCCAAGCGGCTGATGGAAGAGGGACCCCCTGAGCCGCTGGGTGCCACCTGAATACAGTTGACAATCAGCCGCAACGCGCCAGCGTGCGGTTCCTGCCGGATGTCGGCCACTGGAAATGATGATCGGTGTTTAACGCAACGTCGCAGAGGCGCAACTGGAAATATCACTAGTCCGACGGACGATCGAAATTTCAGTGGGCATACGGGCGATGGATTTCAGACGGTTTGCGTGGTTTCTGATTGTCGCTGTCCCAGACAGAGAACCGCAGGCTGGCGCCAAGCGGCTGATAGGAGAGGGAACCCGTGAGGCGCTGGGGCCCACATGAGTACAGTTGACGATCAGCCGCAACGCGCCAGCGTGCGGTTCCTGCGGTATGCTCCAGTTTCGTTGTGGTCTCGAATATTCAATTCCGAGATGTAAACGGAAACCTCAACCGGGACTTCTTCGTGTTTGAAATCAGTCACCATGGAAACGAGATGGAGAAAACCGATCGGAATCGCATTTCTGGTGGACCGAGCGTCGCCTGTGCCACAAGTACAGAATCCCCATAGGTTGACCCCGTACGATTTGCAAAAAGGACGGTTAAGTTGCAACTGATTCGTAGTAAAAGCGTTCGAATACTGTTCGCGTTCTCGCTCGTGTGTCTCACGATTGGGGGCATTGTTTCATGGTTGGTTGCCGGAACGCTGGTCGCACCATATCAACGAACAGTCGGATTGCCTCCGGAAGCGTTGAACGCAGAGTCAATATTCATTGATAGTGAATCAGGGTCTGAGATTTCAGGCTGGCACTGTGTGCCAGAGAAATCTCGTGGCGTCGTCGTTTTGGTTCACGGAATACGTAGCAACCGTCTATCAATGTTGAAGCGTGCGAATCTGCTTTTTCAAAATGGGTTTTCGTCGATCTTGATTGATCT
This genomic interval from Stieleria sp. JC731 contains the following:
- a CDS encoding sulfatase is translated as MYPKYRSILSGIAAVFVVAWMTGTARVDAAKPNIILIFIDDLGWKDIGCYGNDFVETPHIDQLARNGVRYTNFYAAGAVCSPTRCAVQSGQNQARIGITAHIPGHWRPFERVITPQTAMALPLDTITVAESMKSAGYRTGYIGKWHLGNAAQFQPEHQGYDFSAVINGPHLPGRYKVQGGGVKPGKEQYRTDFEADLSVDFIKQHSEEPFFLMLSPFAVHIPLGAMSEKVDKYRNKATVRKQELPHPVYAAMIEHCDDMVGRIVDAVEKAGKTDNTMIVFTSDNGGLYTRYDYRESADDLVSRQTPLRGEKGSLHEGGIRVPLIIKYPPLAKAGSECDQPSISYDFYPTFIELAGADLPKTQTIDGVSLLPTLAEPDAALQRDPLYWHYPHYHHDRPASAIREGDWKLIEYIDGSGDVELYHLGNDISESENLVDEKKGRAADLQKKLQDWRTEVIARMPITNPHYQPSRAGEWWSRRTGRPIDSDSRKRFPATEKD